From Carya illinoinensis cultivar Pawnee chromosome 5, C.illinoinensisPawnee_v1, whole genome shotgun sequence, one genomic window encodes:
- the LOC122310644 gene encoding protein indeterminate-domain 4, chloroplastic-like — translation MAAPSSSTLYFGKKEEIQSQTHQQPSSTITSSTTPTAAPQKKRRNQPGNPNPDAEVVALSPKTLMATNRFICEVCNKGFQREQNLQLHRRGHNLPWKLKQKSKKEPKRKVYLCPEPTCVHHDPSRALGDLTGIKKHYSRKHGEKKWKCEKCSKRYAVQSDWKAHSKTCGTREYRCDCGTLFSRRDSFITHRAFCDALAQESARHPTSLNTMGSHHLFGNNHMSLGLSQVGSQNPPLHNPNHPSSNMLRLGSSGGAAKFEHLISPSSPFGQPRQPMPPSSALFNMPDANQSFPNKQLHGLMQLPDLQNSSNNSPQATNLFNLGFFSNNSSSMGGINGDHANFSSSGLLMQDQLNNGNGGGGHGTALFSSGNMGHHNGGSCVSSLYGSSMHPDNIDSHMSATALLQKAAQIGSTSSSNNSSLLRSLVSSSSSTPTYDKQNALASFGINFGSGHGGIDHQNLRSHMENESHLQGLMNSLANAGSSIFVGGQGQDNNFGGFNGHRNTSFSGVGVDEEKLHQNLAHVSFGGSDKLTLDFLGVGGMVRNLGGGYSQTDQQQQHAMNMSSLEPGLNTNHAGSQPFGSTTLQ, via the exons ATGGCCGCCCCTTCCTCGTCCACATTGTATTTTGgcaagaaagaagaaattcaAAGCCAGACCCACCAGCAGCCTTCTTCTACAATCACTTCCTCAACCACTCCAACCGCAGCAcctcaaaagaaaaggagaaaccAACCTGGAAATCCAA ATCCAGATGCGGAGGTAGTAGCACTATCTCCCAAGACCCTAATGGCAACAAACAGGTTCATATGCGAGGTATGCAACAAAGGGTTCCAAAGGGAGCAAAATCTACAGCTCCACAGAAGAGGACACAACCTGCCTTGGAAGCTGAAGCAGAAGAGTAAAAAAGAACCTAAACGAAAGGTTTATCTGTGCCCCGAGCCCACATGCGTGCACCATGACCCCTCGAGGGCTCTCGGCGACCTCACAGGCATAAAAAAGCACTACTCTCGAAAGCATGGTGAGAAGAAGTGGAAGTGCGAGAAGTGTTCCAAGAGATATGCTGTGCAGTCAGATTGGAAAGCCCATTCGAAGACCTGTGGCACTAGAGAATACAGATGTGACTGTGGCACCCTCTTCTCAAG GCGAGACAGTTTCATCACTCACAGAGCCTTCTGTGATGCACTGGCTCAGGAGAGTGCAAGGCATCCAACCAGCTTAAACACCATGGGAAGTCATCATCTTTTCGGAAACAACCACATGAGCTTAGGCCTATCACAAGTGGGTTCCCAGAATCCCCCACTACACAATCCGAACCATCCATCTAGCAATATGTTACGGCTTGGCAGCTCCGGAGGTGCTGCTAAATTTGAGCACCTCATCTCTCCATCTTCTCCTTTTGGACAACCTCGGCAACCAATGCCTCCTTCATCTGCATTATTCAACATGCCTGATGCAAACCAAAGTTTTCCAAACAAACAATTGCATGGACTTATGCAGCTTCCTGACCTTCAAAACAGCAGTAACAATTCCCCCCAAGCTACCAATCTCTTTAACCTCGGCTTCTTTTCTAACAATAGCAGTTCCATGGGTGGTATCAATGGAGACCATGCAAATTTCTCATCTTCGGGCTTGTTAATGCAAGATCAGCTTAATAATGGCAATGGTGGCGGCGGCCACGGGACAGCTCTCTTCTCTAGTGGCAACATGGGTCATCATAATGGTGGGTCCTGTGTCTCTTCTCTCTACGGCAGTTCAATGCATCCTGACAACATTGACTCCCATATGTCCGCCACCGCATTGCTCCAAAAAGCTGCTCAAATTGGATCAACCTCCAGCAGCAATAATTCTTCTTTGTTAAGAAGTTTGGTTAGTTCTTCATCAAGTACTCCCACATATGACAAGCAAAATGCGTTGGCGAGTTTTGGCATCAACTTTGGCAGTGGTCATGGAGGAATAGATCATCAGAACCTAAGATCACACATGGAAAATGAAAGCCATCTTCAAGGATTAATGAATTCTCTTGCCAATGCGGGCTCTTCCATATTTGTCGGTGGTCAAGGGCAGGATAACAACTTCGGTGGATTCAATGGACATAGAAACACGAGTTTCAGCGGCGTGGGCGTGGACGAGGAGAAGCTGCACCAAAATCTGGCTCACGTGAGTTTCGGAGGGTCTGACAAATTAACTTTGGATTTTTTGGGTGTGGGAGGAATGGTAAGGAACTTGGGCGGCGGGTATTCGCAAACAGATCAACAGCAGCAACATGCGATGAATATGAGCTCTTTGGAACCCGGTTTAAATACAAATCATGCCGGAAGTCAACCATTTGGAAGCACAACACTGCAATGA